Proteins encoded in a region of the Psychromicrobium lacuslunae genome:
- a CDS encoding MGMT family protein, whose translation MRKEYLAAVLELTALIPPGSVLAYGDIAELLGDGGPRQVGSVMSHHGDGVAWWRVLRASGAPLEGHQERALEQYRKERTPLRGKTTGEDASWKVDMTRARWQPSEAEWQLVDAIAAKLEPRFRKVSEPDEITKL comes from the coding sequence ATGCGGAAAGAGTACTTGGCGGCGGTGCTGGAGCTTACTGCCCTGATTCCGCCGGGCAGCGTACTGGCCTATGGAGATATCGCCGAATTGCTGGGCGATGGTGGTCCCCGTCAAGTGGGCAGTGTGATGTCTCATCATGGTGACGGGGTGGCCTGGTGGCGGGTCTTGAGAGCTAGCGGAGCTCCGCTAGAAGGTCATCAAGAGCGTGCGCTTGAGCAATACCGCAAGGAACGCACCCCATTGCGCGGCAAGACCACCGGTGAAGATGCTTCTTGGAAGGTTGATATGACGCGTGCGCGTTGGCAGCCCAGCGAAGCGGAATGGCAGTTGGTTGATGCGATTGCAGCCAAACTGGAACCCAGATTCCGCAAAGTGTCTGAGCCAGATGAAATAACTAAGCTATGA
- a CDS encoding 3'-5' exonuclease, with amino-acid sequence MNSWLAGPRAAFDLETTGRNPLTARLVTASVVLLDANEAILASHEWLADPGVEIPAEATAIHGISTDHARAEGQPATQVLGELSTLLANYFAQQIPVIGFNACYDFSVLKYESARHGLAEITALPVIDPFILDKQVDRFRKGKRTLVACCEHYHIPLLAAHTSAADALAAARLATAIARQYPELQLPATQLHQEQVKWAAAQAQNFQDFLREQGRHDAVIDGTWPVAR; translated from the coding sequence ATGAATAGCTGGCTAGCTGGCCCGAGAGCCGCTTTCGATCTTGAAACCACCGGCCGGAATCCGCTCACTGCACGGTTAGTCACTGCCTCGGTGGTGCTTCTCGATGCCAACGAGGCAATTCTTGCCAGCCACGAATGGCTAGCCGATCCCGGCGTCGAGATCCCGGCTGAGGCAACGGCTATTCACGGCATCAGCACTGACCACGCCCGAGCGGAAGGTCAGCCGGCTACTCAGGTGCTCGGTGAACTCTCGACCCTGCTGGCTAACTATTTTGCTCAGCAGATACCAGTGATTGGCTTTAATGCTTGCTATGACTTCAGCGTGCTGAAATACGAATCCGCTCGGCACGGTCTTGCTGAGATTACTGCCCTACCGGTGATCGATCCCTTTATTCTGGACAAGCAAGTAGACCGCTTCCGCAAGGGCAAACGTACCCTGGTGGCTTGCTGCGAGCACTACCACATCCCGCTGTTAGCGGCACATACCTCCGCTGCAGATGCGCTAGCAGCCGCTCGGCTCGCCACCGCGATTGCCCGACAATATCCGGAGCTGCAGCTGCCCGCCACGCAACTGCATCAAGAGCAAGTGAAATGGGCTGCGGCTCAGGCTCAGAATTTTCAGGATTTCTTGCGCGAGCAGGGCCGCCATGACGCTGTGATTGACGGCACATGGCCGGTAGCTCGCTAA
- a CDS encoding substrate-binding periplasmic protein has protein sequence MKIKSLAWLKAASVASLLALTLTACGAAGTSSSSNSTEALGGSDQVSTDKYTTADVTPLDKIDKSKLGLGTEGVLRIGTLSDAPPNIFLKDGVFTGFDNELLRAIASKLGLKTEFVSTDFAALLSQVQNKQFDVGSSSISTTDKRRKNVGFTNGYDFGYMAVVTKSSSAIKGFKDLKGDIRIGVVQGTVQDDYVTNTLGIEPVRFPDYNTVFANVKNGQVDAWVAPSQQATGQVKPGDGTTIAESVINTQNFTAYAVNSENKALIDALNSGLDAVVADGTWAKLAKQWYPDRETPKNWKPGSKASKLG, from the coding sequence ATGAAAATCAAGTCACTCGCTTGGCTCAAAGCGGCCTCCGTCGCTTCGCTGCTCGCTTTGACGTTGACCGCCTGTGGGGCAGCCGGTACATCGTCGAGCAGCAATAGTACCGAAGCCCTCGGCGGCTCGGACCAGGTCTCCACCGATAAGTACACCACCGCTGACGTCACTCCGCTGGACAAGATCGATAAGTCCAAGCTGGGCCTGGGCACCGAAGGCGTATTGCGCATCGGCACGCTCTCCGATGCGCCGCCTAATATCTTCCTCAAGGACGGCGTTTTTACCGGCTTCGATAATGAGCTGCTGCGCGCCATCGCTAGCAAACTGGGACTAAAGACCGAGTTCGTCTCCACCGATTTCGCCGCACTGCTCTCCCAGGTGCAGAACAAGCAGTTCGACGTGGGATCCTCCTCGATTTCCACCACCGATAAGCGTCGTAAGAACGTCGGCTTCACAAATGGTTACGACTTCGGCTACATGGCAGTGGTGACCAAGAGCAGCTCGGCAATCAAGGGCTTCAAGGACCTTAAGGGAGACATTCGGATTGGTGTGGTGCAAGGCACCGTGCAGGATGACTACGTCACCAACACTCTCGGCATCGAACCGGTGCGCTTCCCGGATTACAACACGGTGTTTGCCAACGTGAAGAACGGTCAGGTCGACGCCTGGGTGGCTCCCTCCCAGCAGGCTACCGGCCAGGTCAAGCCTGGCGATGGCACCACTATTGCGGAGAGCGTAATCAATACCCAGAACTTCACTGCCTATGCGGTGAACTCCGAGAATAAGGCGCTTATCGATGCGCTGAACTCTGGCCTGGACGCCGTGGTTGCCGATGGCACCTGGGCGAAGCTCGCCAAGCAGTGGTACCCGGATCGGGAGACCCCGAAGAACTGGAAGCCGGGCAGCAAGGCCTCCAAACTCGGCTAA
- a CDS encoding amino acid ABC transporter permease: protein MNTFFDFQAMAEVVPELLLVGLPNTLIFAFASGILGTLLGVLLAVMGISHNRLLRYIARIYTDIFRGLPAVVVIVLFGLALAPVFQPFFGRSPYPTGILALSLMSAAYIGEIFRSGIQSVEKGQLEASRALGFGYGPAMRLVVIPQGIRRVLPALMNQFIILIKDSSLVFFLGLLANQRDVFRIGNDAAANTGNYSPVVAAGVLYLVLTIPLTHLVNYVDKRLRTGRAEQGNAATTATEPVEGTLSR from the coding sequence ATGAACACTTTCTTCGATTTTCAGGCCATGGCTGAAGTTGTCCCAGAGCTTCTTTTAGTCGGCTTACCGAATACCCTAATCTTTGCCTTTGCCTCGGGCATCCTTGGCACCCTGCTCGGTGTGCTGCTTGCCGTGATGGGCATCTCGCACAACCGCTTGCTGCGCTATATTGCGCGCATCTACACGGACATCTTCCGCGGGCTGCCCGCCGTTGTGGTGATCGTGCTCTTCGGCTTAGCCCTAGCGCCGGTATTCCAACCGTTCTTCGGCCGCAGCCCCTATCCAACCGGTATCCTGGCGCTCTCCTTGATGTCAGCGGCCTATATTGGCGAAATCTTCCGCTCTGGCATCCAAAGCGTGGAAAAGGGCCAGCTTGAAGCGTCCCGTGCTCTCGGCTTCGGCTACGGCCCGGCAATGCGATTGGTGGTCATTCCACAGGGCATTCGCCGGGTGCTACCGGCGCTGATGAACCAATTCATCATCCTGATCAAGGATTCCTCCCTGGTCTTCTTCCTCGGGCTGCTGGCTAACCAGCGCGACGTGTTCCGGATCGGCAACGACGCCGCCGCCAACACCGGTAATTACTCACCCGTGGTAGCAGCCGGTGTGCTTTATCTGGTGCTCACCATCCCACTCACCCATCTGGTCAACTACGTTGACAAACGACTGCGCACCGGGCGGGCGGAACAAGGCAACGCCGCGACGACCGCCACCGAACCCGTCGAAGGGACACTTTCACGATGA
- a CDS encoding amino acid ABC transporter ATP-binding protein → MSAENITPAAKTEYHGGTLEGRELHLSFGHNHVLRGIDIRVQSGTATSVIGPSGSGKSTLLRVLNRLNEPDSGDILLDGKSVLQDDPNLLRQRIGMVFQQFNLFPHKTVLDNVSLALRKIRKLPKEQAREEALNQLDLVGLKHRADARPGNLSGGQQQRVAIARALAMKPEVMFFDEATSALDPELVKGILALMADLAKAGMTMVVVTHEMGFSRSVSDQVLFMDAGVVVETGSPEQIFSSPRTERLKGFLSDVL, encoded by the coding sequence ATGAGTGCAGAAAACATCACCCCCGCAGCTAAGACCGAGTACCACGGCGGCACCTTGGAGGGACGCGAACTTCATCTCTCCTTCGGCCATAACCACGTATTGCGGGGCATCGACATTCGAGTGCAAAGTGGCACCGCAACCTCCGTGATCGGCCCCTCAGGCTCGGGAAAATCAACCCTGCTCAGAGTGCTGAACCGATTGAATGAACCCGACAGTGGCGACATCCTGCTGGACGGCAAATCGGTGCTCCAAGACGACCCGAATCTGCTCCGCCAACGCATTGGTATGGTTTTCCAGCAGTTCAACCTCTTTCCGCACAAAACCGTGCTGGACAATGTCTCGCTCGCACTGCGCAAGATTCGTAAATTGCCCAAAGAGCAAGCGCGGGAAGAAGCCCTGAATCAGCTCGACCTGGTTGGTCTCAAGCATCGCGCCGATGCTCGCCCCGGAAATCTCTCTGGCGGTCAGCAGCAACGGGTTGCAATAGCCCGGGCGCTCGCTATGAAACCCGAGGTGATGTTTTTCGACGAGGCCACCTCGGCGCTCGACCCTGAATTGGTCAAGGGCATCTTGGCGCTGATGGCGGATTTGGCGAAAGCCGGCATGACCATGGTGGTGGTGACTCACGAAATGGGTTTCTCACGCAGCGTCTCCGATCAGGTGCTCTTCATGGATGCTGGTGTGGTGGTGGAGACCGGCAGTCCGGAGCAAATCTTCAGCTCACCACGCACCGAACGCTTGAAAGGATTCCTTTCTGACGTGCTCTAA
- a CDS encoding epoxide hydrolase family protein produces the protein MNIQPLTVRIDQQQIEDLKNRLRHTRWPEELPSAATETADQGAAWPTGVPQRYLRGLAKQWAEDFDWRAQEELINSFPNFSTEIEGQKIHFVHCRSSHPGAVPLLITHGWPGSFLEFLHLIEPLTEPEPGVQAFHLVIPSLPGFGLSTPLSTGGWSAGKIARAWAELMTRLGYQRFVVQGGDIGAAVAPEVARHAPERVIGVHINGSLGFGQQVDDETRQALSPLEQDRLRRIDDFMREEFGYIAIQSTRPGLIGAALTDSPVGQLAWILDKLKAWTFPASALPDEVLGSQWILANVSLYWFTRSAGSAALVGYASAEWGAPPISSGVPTAAIQFAHDVGIRQLAEQSNHIVRWTDVTDRGGHFAALEQPAILLEDLREFLASLAR, from the coding sequence ATGAACATTCAGCCTTTGACAGTACGGATCGATCAGCAGCAGATTGAGGACTTGAAAAACCGCCTGCGGCACACCAGGTGGCCTGAAGAGCTGCCCAGTGCGGCCACGGAAACCGCGGATCAGGGAGCGGCGTGGCCGACCGGGGTGCCGCAGCGCTACCTGCGTGGCTTGGCCAAGCAGTGGGCGGAAGACTTTGACTGGCGTGCCCAGGAAGAGCTGATCAATTCGTTTCCTAACTTCAGTACCGAGATCGAAGGTCAGAAGATCCACTTCGTGCACTGTCGATCCAGTCATCCTGGGGCGGTGCCGCTGCTGATAACACACGGCTGGCCGGGCTCGTTTCTTGAGTTTCTGCATCTTATCGAACCACTGACCGAACCTGAGCCAGGAGTGCAGGCCTTCCATCTGGTCATTCCATCGTTGCCGGGCTTTGGCCTGTCGACTCCGCTGAGTACCGGAGGCTGGAGCGCTGGCAAGATCGCTCGAGCCTGGGCGGAGTTAATGACTCGGTTGGGCTACCAACGTTTCGTGGTTCAGGGCGGGGATATCGGGGCTGCGGTGGCACCCGAAGTGGCGCGGCACGCCCCGGAACGGGTGATTGGGGTGCACATCAATGGTTCATTGGGCTTCGGTCAGCAGGTCGACGACGAGACTCGTCAGGCGCTGAGTCCGTTGGAGCAAGACCGGCTGCGGCGAATCGATGATTTTATGCGCGAGGAGTTTGGCTATATCGCAATTCAATCAACCCGGCCTGGTTTGATCGGTGCGGCGCTCACTGACTCTCCGGTTGGGCAGTTGGCGTGGATTCTTGACAAGCTCAAAGCCTGGACTTTTCCCGCTTCCGCGCTGCCTGACGAGGTGTTGGGTAGCCAATGGATTCTCGCGAACGTCTCGCTCTACTGGTTCACGCGTTCAGCGGGTTCGGCAGCCCTAGTGGGCTATGCAAGCGCGGAATGGGGCGCTCCACCGATCAGTTCGGGGGTGCCGACGGCTGCCATCCAATTCGCGCACGACGTGGGCATCCGGCAGTTAGCAGAGCAGAGTAACCACATTGTGCGTTGGACTGATGTCACTGATCGGGGAGGGCACTTTGCCGCCTTGGAGCAGCCCGCGATATTGCTGGAGGATCTCCGCGAATTTTTGGCCAGCTTGGCTAGGTAA
- a CDS encoding helix-turn-helix transcriptional regulator, protein MWNTASRLLELLSRLQSRGVHSAEELATEFQVTTRTIRRDIARLRDLGYPINTQRGDHGGYQLDEGATLPPILFTLEEAVACLQAMRPDNTGEATDYAQSALAKINAVLPARLSSQLAALTRFSKSLDGRIFPIEAHPVPAELIAQLATACRSGHQLVVSSSDRDGRTVERTLEPAQITHTMERWYLTAYYLEAGQWRLFRVDKFDAIRATERPNYPRPLPSEDMDDWVFQQLRGGWQQVSALVRVHAAADRVRHWIAPAWGTVEAESERSCLLRIGADNHTAVARWLLLLESDFTVLEPVELRTALSELAAQAAAYARAQ, encoded by the coding sequence ATGTGGAATACCGCTTCCCGACTTCTGGAACTGCTCAGCCGTTTACAGTCCAGAGGAGTTCATTCGGCCGAAGAACTAGCTACCGAATTCCAAGTGACTACCCGGACCATTCGCCGAGACATCGCTCGGCTACGCGATTTGGGCTACCCCATAAATACCCAACGCGGAGATCACGGGGGCTATCAGCTGGATGAGGGTGCCACTTTGCCACCGATTTTGTTCACTCTGGAGGAAGCAGTGGCTTGCTTGCAGGCAATGCGTCCCGACAACACGGGAGAGGCGACCGATTATGCACAGAGTGCGCTAGCGAAAATTAATGCGGTGCTACCGGCCAGGCTGAGCTCTCAGCTTGCGGCATTGACCCGTTTCAGTAAGAGCTTGGACGGCAGAATCTTCCCTATCGAGGCCCATCCGGTCCCCGCTGAACTCATTGCGCAACTTGCCACTGCTTGCCGCAGTGGTCACCAATTGGTAGTCAGCAGCTCCGACCGGGACGGGCGAACGGTAGAAAGGACGCTGGAGCCAGCTCAAATAACTCACACCATGGAGCGTTGGTACTTGACTGCTTATTATTTAGAAGCCGGGCAATGGCGGCTCTTCCGGGTTGATAAGTTCGACGCCATCAGAGCAACCGAGCGACCAAATTATCCCCGTCCCCTGCCCTCGGAGGACATGGACGACTGGGTTTTCCAGCAATTACGAGGGGGCTGGCAGCAAGTCTCAGCACTGGTTCGGGTGCATGCCGCTGCGGATCGGGTGCGGCATTGGATAGCGCCCGCTTGGGGCACGGTGGAGGCAGAAAGCGAGCGGAGCTGCTTGCTCAGAATTGGCGCGGATAACCATACCGCAGTGGCCCGCTGGTTGCTGCTTTTGGAAAGTGATTTCACCGTACTGGAACCGGTGGAACTCAGGACCGCGCTCAGTGAACTAGCGGCACAAGCTGCAGCCTACGCGCGGGCTCAGTAG
- a CDS encoding GNAT family N-acetyltransferase has product MNPAKKTVRIIQLPAAALAALADGDLESANRHSPVLLTDFFVSAKQDSVWLRRSKQVVEDPPSAAWITGVVWDDDAELAVGRAGFHGPPDELGMVEVGYEIDTELRRRGYARAAFEALLARAIAEPEVHILRATIAPNNEASYNLVAQYGLQKVGEQWDEEDGLEIVYELAV; this is encoded by the coding sequence ATGAACCCTGCAAAGAAAACTGTCAGAATCATCCAGCTGCCAGCAGCAGCCTTGGCTGCCTTGGCGGATGGCGACTTGGAGAGCGCCAATCGCCACTCCCCCGTTCTGCTCACCGACTTCTTTGTTTCGGCAAAGCAGGACAGCGTCTGGCTGCGTCGCAGCAAACAGGTAGTCGAGGACCCACCCTCCGCAGCCTGGATCACCGGAGTGGTCTGGGACGACGACGCAGAACTAGCGGTGGGTAGGGCAGGTTTCCACGGCCCGCCGGACGAGCTCGGCATGGTGGAAGTCGGTTATGAAATCGACACCGAGCTGCGCCGCCGAGGATACGCCAGGGCGGCTTTTGAGGCGCTCCTGGCCCGTGCCATCGCCGAACCCGAGGTACATATTTTGCGGGCCACTATCGCTCCCAATAACGAGGCCTCCTATAACCTTGTCGCACAGTACGGCTTGCAAAAAGTCGGTGAACAGTGGGACGAAGAGGACGGCCTGGAAATCGTCTACGAATTGGCCGTCTGA
- a CDS encoding alpha/beta fold hydrolase → MSKREFARNGEVSIAFQDLGGFGGEPLLLVMGLGVSRFWWPQGFTDHLVHEGFHVVAYDQRDAGESTHFDAAKVPTNPFKTLFSKQQAAYSAEQMTDDAVAVMDAMGWNSTHLFGASMGGLLAQRTALRHPERVRSLVSFAAVPSDADGLRVAKYMKPGVLMKLARMKFPQGREGDLQAGLRLAELLASPGYGFDRDQALEWVGKEAELGISGVRDNAAQSRQTGAKWSGGRLAELRLPTLVIHGEVDQILRPSAGKHTAAAIADAKLLLLPGVGHELPRQLWPMFAEQLGLNARRAG, encoded by the coding sequence ATGTCGAAACGGGAATTTGCTCGGAACGGTGAGGTGTCGATTGCCTTTCAGGACCTTGGCGGTTTCGGCGGGGAGCCTCTATTGCTGGTGATGGGGCTTGGCGTCTCGCGGTTTTGGTGGCCGCAAGGTTTTACCGATCATTTGGTACACGAGGGATTTCACGTGGTTGCCTATGATCAACGAGATGCCGGCGAGTCCACTCATTTTGACGCTGCCAAGGTTCCGACAAATCCCTTTAAGACCCTGTTTAGCAAACAGCAAGCCGCCTATAGTGCCGAGCAGATGACGGATGACGCCGTTGCTGTGATGGACGCGATGGGCTGGAATTCAACCCACCTCTTTGGTGCCTCAATGGGTGGGCTGTTAGCTCAGCGCACTGCGTTACGGCATCCGGAGCGGGTGCGCAGCTTGGTCTCCTTTGCGGCAGTTCCTAGCGACGCGGATGGCCTACGAGTCGCCAAGTATATGAAGCCCGGGGTGTTGATGAAACTGGCCAGGATGAAGTTTCCGCAAGGTCGCGAAGGTGATCTGCAGGCCGGGCTCAGATTGGCTGAATTGCTGGCCTCCCCGGGCTACGGCTTTGACCGGGATCAAGCTCTGGAATGGGTCGGCAAGGAGGCTGAGTTGGGAATTAGCGGGGTGCGGGATAACGCCGCGCAGAGTAGACAGACTGGCGCGAAGTGGAGCGGCGGACGGCTTGCCGAACTTCGGCTGCCGACCTTAGTGATCCACGGCGAAGTCGACCAGATCCTGCGACCAAGCGCAGGGAAGCACACCGCTGCTGCCATCGCGGACGCCAAGCTGTTGCTGTTACCCGGGGTGGGGCATGAGCTGCCGAGGCAGCTGTGGCCAATGTTTGCCGAGCAGCTCGGGCTCAACGCCCGGCGCGCGGGCTGA
- a CDS encoding TetR/AcrR family transcriptional regulator — translation MTEQSLWLPESANTVGRPAVLSRWEITQAALKIADAEGLEAISMRRVASEIGAGAASIYRHLANRDELIESMIDATAAEYRLEALPTNWPEYPIALGLQAMTIMKKHAWLAQQVLTRAALGPNALQVLEDFLTALKNHPASSTAKLEAFAMLNAMAALFAINQAPDHDSRAASQAEYLSRLAQAGTHPELSKVFATAAPAVAVEDRFSRTLTAVLRGALEH, via the coding sequence ATGACTGAACAGAGTCTTTGGTTGCCAGAATCGGCTAATACGGTCGGCAGGCCCGCGGTACTCAGCCGTTGGGAGATCACCCAAGCTGCCTTGAAGATCGCCGACGCTGAAGGCCTCGAGGCAATATCTATGCGGCGGGTCGCCAGCGAGATCGGCGCCGGCGCAGCGTCGATCTATCGCCACCTGGCAAATCGTGACGAGCTGATCGAGTCCATGATCGACGCGACGGCCGCCGAATATCGGCTCGAAGCACTGCCGACCAACTGGCCTGAATACCCAATCGCCTTGGGCCTACAAGCCATGACCATCATGAAAAAACACGCCTGGCTTGCTCAGCAGGTGCTCACTCGAGCCGCCCTCGGGCCGAACGCTCTCCAGGTTCTAGAAGACTTCTTGACCGCGCTCAAAAATCATCCGGCCAGCTCTACAGCCAAGCTTGAAGCATTTGCGATGCTCAACGCGATGGCAGCGCTGTTTGCCATTAACCAAGCACCTGATCACGACAGCCGAGCGGCGTCGCAGGCGGAGTATCTGAGCCGGCTCGCCCAAGCCGGAACGCACCCTGAATTAAGCAAGGTTTTCGCCACCGCAGCCCCGGCGGTGGCTGTTGAAGATCGGTTTAGCCGGACCCTCACCGCTGTTCTTCGCGGTGCCCTGGAACACTGA
- the hemL gene encoding glutamate-1-semialdehyde 2,1-aminomutase — translation MSKSEELFGKAQTLMPGGVNSPVRAFGSVGGTPRFITSAKGAYLYDADGQDYVDLVCSWGPALLGHAHPEVLDAVHSAVDRGLSFGASTPDEAELAELVLARVPAVERLRMVSTGTEATMTAVRLARGFTGRDLVIKFAGCYHGHVDSLLAAAGSGLATLAMPGSAGVTAATAAETLVLPYNDLTAVREAFAVHGSRIAAVITEAAPANMGVVTPVEGFNAALATITKENGALLILDEVLTGFRVGPAGYWGLTGQGSEAEAWTPDLLTFGKVIGGGLPTAALGGRAEVMDYLAPLGPVYQAGTLSGNPVAMAAGVATLKAATAEVYAAVDARSLELSSALSQALDAAGVAHSIQRAGNLFSVAFGVAEVANYAQAQAQEAFRYAPFFHSMLDAGVYLPPSVFEAWFLSAAHDDAAMNRIFEALPAAAQAAAEAVPA, via the coding sequence GTGAGCAAATCTGAAGAACTCTTTGGCAAGGCGCAAACTTTGATGCCCGGAGGCGTGAACTCGCCGGTGCGTGCCTTTGGCTCGGTTGGGGGTACGCCACGCTTCATTACTTCGGCCAAGGGCGCCTACCTGTACGACGCCGATGGTCAGGATTATGTCGACCTGGTCTGCTCTTGGGGACCAGCGCTGCTGGGGCACGCCCATCCTGAGGTGCTGGACGCCGTGCATTCAGCGGTGGATCGGGGGCTCTCCTTCGGCGCTTCTACGCCGGACGAGGCCGAACTCGCCGAACTGGTGTTGGCTCGGGTCCCCGCCGTAGAGCGACTGCGGATGGTTTCCACCGGCACCGAAGCAACCATGACCGCGGTCCGGCTGGCTCGCGGCTTCACCGGGCGTGATCTGGTGATTAAATTTGCAGGTTGCTACCACGGGCATGTTGATTCACTACTGGCTGCGGCCGGTTCCGGGCTAGCAACCCTGGCAATGCCGGGTTCTGCAGGAGTGACTGCGGCAACCGCCGCCGAGACATTGGTGTTGCCTTACAACGACCTGACCGCCGTCCGTGAAGCTTTTGCCGTGCACGGCAGCCGGATTGCTGCCGTGATCACCGAGGCTGCACCAGCCAATATGGGCGTGGTCACCCCGGTCGAGGGTTTCAATGCCGCGCTCGCGACGATCACCAAGGAAAACGGCGCGCTGCTGATTCTCGACGAGGTGCTGACCGGCTTCCGAGTCGGCCCGGCCGGGTACTGGGGCTTGACCGGCCAGGGGTCTGAAGCAGAGGCCTGGACCCCTGACTTGCTCACCTTTGGCAAGGTGATCGGCGGTGGCCTGCCGACTGCCGCGCTCGGTGGCCGCGCCGAAGTGATGGACTATTTGGCACCACTCGGACCGGTCTATCAGGCGGGCACGCTGAGCGGCAACCCGGTAGCAATGGCGGCCGGCGTGGCCACCCTCAAAGCGGCCACCGCTGAGGTCTATGCCGCCGTGGACGCCCGTTCGCTTGAACTCTCGTCCGCGCTTTCACAGGCCCTTGATGCTGCTGGAGTCGCGCATTCCATCCAGCGAGCCGGGAACCTCTTCTCGGTTGCCTTCGGGGTAGCTGAAGTCGCCAATTACGCCCAGGCGCAGGCTCAGGAAGCCTTCCGTTACGCCCCGTTCTTCCACTCGATGCTGGACGCCGGGGTTTACCTGCCGCCCTCCGTGTTTGAAGCCTGGTTCCTTTCGGCAGCGCATGACGACGCCGCAATGAACCGGATCTTTGAGGCGCTACCGGCCGCCGCGCAGGCTGCCGCGGAGGCGGTTCCGGCCTAG
- a CDS encoding LLM class flavin-dependent oxidoreductase, which translates to MSDSSQASAAVNPTAPVAPNEILLGLNTFGDIGRDEQDQPLPPAQVLRQLLAQAELADAVGLHSFGVGEHHRADFAVSAPEVFLAAAATRTEKIRLGSAVTVLSSDDPIRVFQRFATVDALSNGRAEVMLGRGSFIESFPLFGLDLDDYEMLFEEKLELFDQARSQKPMHWEGRSRPGISGLRAFPTLEKHLLPAWIGVGGTPESVIRCAHYGYPIIFAIIGGQPRAFAPLVELYREAMSKYGHPMQQIATHSPGHVAETDEQAKEELFPHWIVSRNKIGAERGWGPGSRDDFEKMCEPEGALYVGSPETVAQKIALLKQNLGVDRFDLKYSNGTLPHQAMMRSIELFGQEVAPRVAELLDNNSANPA; encoded by the coding sequence ATGAGCGATTCTTCCCAAGCTTCGGCGGCAGTGAATCCCACTGCACCGGTGGCACCGAACGAGATCCTGCTGGGCCTGAATACCTTCGGCGATATTGGCCGTGATGAGCAGGACCAGCCCCTGCCACCCGCTCAGGTGCTGCGGCAGTTGTTGGCGCAGGCCGAACTCGCGGACGCCGTCGGGCTGCATTCCTTCGGGGTAGGTGAGCACCACCGTGCGGATTTCGCGGTGTCCGCACCGGAGGTATTTCTGGCCGCTGCTGCAACCCGGACCGAAAAGATTCGGTTGGGCTCAGCTGTCACCGTGCTGAGCTCCGATGACCCCATCAGAGTGTTCCAGCGTTTCGCCACCGTCGACGCGCTTTCGAACGGTCGAGCCGAGGTAATGCTGGGCCGCGGCTCGTTCATCGAGTCCTTTCCGCTGTTCGGCCTCGACTTAGACGACTACGAGATGCTCTTCGAAGAGAAGCTCGAGCTGTTCGACCAGGCCAGGTCGCAGAAACCAATGCACTGGGAAGGTCGTAGTCGGCCCGGAATTAGTGGCCTGCGCGCCTTCCCCACGCTGGAGAAGCACTTGCTGCCGGCCTGGATCGGCGTCGGTGGCACGCCGGAATCGGTAATCCGCTGCGCCCATTACGGTTACCCGATTATTTTCGCGATTATTGGCGGCCAGCCGCGAGCTTTTGCCCCACTGGTGGAGCTTTATCGCGAAGCGATGAGTAAGTACGGGCATCCGATGCAGCAGATCGCCACCCATTCGCCCGGCCACGTGGCGGAGACCGATGAGCAAGCGAAAGAAGAGCTCTTCCCACACTGGATCGTGAGTCGCAATAAGATTGGTGCCGAGCGCGGCTGGGGACCAGGCAGCCGCGACGATTTCGAGAAGATGTGCGAACCGGAGGGCGCGCTTTACGTTGGCTCGCCGGAGACCGTGGCGCAGAAGATTGCCTTGCTCAAACAGAATCTCGGCGTGGATCGCTTTGATCTGAAATACAGCAATGGCACACTGCCGCACCAGGCAATGATGCGCTCGATCGAACTTTTCGGTCAGGAAGTGGCGCCGAGAGTGGCCGAACTCCTCGACAACAATTCAGCCAACCCAGCCTAA